In the Rhinopithecus roxellana isolate Shanxi Qingling chromosome 16, ASM756505v1, whole genome shotgun sequence genome, TCccaagaaaatataattactcTGCTGAACATGGAATTATACATTTGTAACTTAACACTGGCAAAATTTGGAATGATTATAGCATAAGagattgtttttctgaaaagtgGACAAGGATGTGTGGTATATAGGAAAGTGGCTCAGATTCAACactcaagtttattttttataagatcTCTTCTGCATTAGATTCTaggtttcttttttggtttcaaaaCTGGGTCCACAATCCATAAAAATGACATTAATGAACATAGCATAAAGATCTTAAAAAGAATCTGATTATACCAGCAGTTTGGTAACATATTGGTAGAGCTGTTCTGTAAATGCTTCAGGGGAAAATTTTTCCTTCACCCTGGCTCTTCCAGCCAGGCCCATGGTGGCTTTTAAGGAAGGTTCATGGATGAACTTTTCTATTGCTTCTGAGAAGTCCACTGGGTCAGGCTCACACAGAAACCCTGTGACACTGTGGTCAATGGACTCCAAGGGGCCACCTGAATTAACAGCAATGACTGGGCACTGCATGTACATGGCTTCCAGAGGGACAATGCCAAAGTGCTCATTGCTTGGTGTGTAAAGCACACACGTGCAGCTGTGGAGGAGGGAGATTTtctgtttgtctgagaaagaccTCAAGAAGGTCACATACTGGCCAAGGTCAGACTGTTGGACCATTTTCTTCAATTCCTGGTAATGTTCCACATTCTCCAGGACTCTCTCGTCATAACCACCTGCCACGATCAGATGAACCCTCTCCCAATCTTGGGATGTCAATCTTCCACGCAGCTGTACTAGGGCTTCCAATGCCAAAGtcagatttttcttcctttcgtATCTGTTGATAGAGAGCAGCAGGAATTTTTTCCCCTTGGGGACTAGGTCATCAAGCTTTTCAGGAACAACTGAGTCAAAACTGGTGACATTTAGAGATGGATAGAGGACATCAGGGTGTATGTGAGACAGGGActtgaatgttttcttaaaaacagcAGCTGTAAACTGGCTGTTGACTAAGATGCAGTCTGCCATGCCTGTGGTGTATTCCTCTATCCAGTCAATCGGGGCCCTGTATAGCCGTTTAAGAAAAGAATCTCTCTTGGTGAGAAGCAGATCTGGGAAGTGACAGTAAAACAGGATCTTCTTCCGCCGTCTAGCCAGCCTGAACACTGGAATACAGGCGGACACCTAGCCAAAGCAAAAATCAACAGCAGATAAAGTGGTCAACTCAACTTCAACCAAACCAAAAACACAGACACCCACCCTGCATGCTAGTCTGTGGGTTCCTCATAGGCAATGTCTACTTCTGTTTTGTTCCCCAAGACTCTCAGCCAGTACCATATGCCTAGTGTACAGAAGGCTAGAGACGTTTGCTAGATGTGTGCTAAATATTTAAAGCTTCAAGTCCAGTGGTTTCCTCTTGAATAGTGCTGTCTAATAGAAATCtagtaatattaaaaatgttttcaagggtgaaattaattttaacatattatttacccaaaacattatcatttcaaaatgtaatcaATACTAAACAGTATTAATGagatactttatatatacatatatttcacgTTAAATCTTCAAAATCAGTTTGTATTTTAACTTTAGCGCATCTCAGTttagactagccacatttcaagtgctcaacagctacatgtggctagtggctaccatattgaacaGTGACGCTCTAGATCTTTCTCCTCCtaaggaaatgaatgaatgaactacagTAGTTGAGAGCACAAGCTCTAGATTCAAGACTGCcagggtttgaatctcagctctactAATTGTGTGGCCACGATCAAGTAATTTATCCcactctgggccttagtttcctcttctgttaaCACGGTGACAATTATAGTTCAAAAAACCCATATAATTTTTGTGATGACTAAATGCACTGATATATGCAAAACACAAGGAGTTTAGCACACAGTATGTACTCAATGAATATTAAAGCTAGTCATCTTTGAGCATGAACTACATGCTGGCATTACTACAGACTTTCTTGTTGGGTAATTTTTATAAGTCATTTTAGTCTCAGCTAACTTAACACCTGAAGAAGGTAACTTTAGGCATAACGTGCAATTTATTCAAAGCCACTTAATTAAAGCAGTAGATAACAGAACTTGAATCCAGGATGCCTATTTCCAAGTCAATATTTTTCCTCTACCCACTATAGTCTCAGCTGCCTCATGCCTACTGACACATGCAGGATGTTTGGTCAATGTCCATATTACTTAAAAAGAAAGCTTCCATGCAAACAAGGATG is a window encoding:
- the ALG2 gene encoding alpha-1,3/1,6-mannosyltransferase ALG2, which codes for MAEEQARQRDVVPKPSVLFLHPDLGVGGAERLVLDAALALQARGCNVKIWTAHYDPAHCFAESRELPVHCAGDWLPRGLGWGGRGAAVCAYVRMVFLALYVLFLADEEFDVVVCDQVSACIPVFRLARRRKKILFYCHFPDLLLTKRDSFLKRLYRAPIDWIEEYTTGMADCILVNSQFTAAVFKKTFKSLSHIHPDVLYPSLNVTSFDSVVPEKLDDLVPKGKKFLLLSINRYERKKNLTLALEALVQLRGRLTSQDWERVHLIVAGGYDERVLENVEHYQELKKMVQQSDLGQYVTFLRSFSDKQKISLLHSCTCVLYTPSNEHFGIVPLEAMYMQCPVIAVNSGGPLESIDHSVTGFLCEPDPVDFSEAIEKFIHEPSLKATMGLAGRARVKEKFSPEAFTEQLYQYVTKLLV